One region of Bacteroidales bacterium genomic DNA includes:
- a CDS encoding DUF3408 domain-containing protein — protein MKEDSKTDKKQSTGIDTSAFIRQVSVAGTTTDIPPTVQPVSDENEQANEPEAVQPPNEPEKQSVRRKKYQTNIDYPAVFLSRYELKTRQGIYIEKETNETIKRIVHNIGGERLTVSGFIENVLKHHFELYKDEINNLYESKFSKPIK, from the coding sequence ATGAAAGAAGATAGTAAAACAGACAAGAAGCAAAGTACGGGAATAGACACGAGTGCCTTCATCCGCCAAGTATCGGTTGCAGGCACAACAACTGACATTCCGCCAACCGTGCAACCGGTATCGGACGAAAACGAACAGGCGAATGAACCGGAAGCCGTTCAACCACCCAACGAACCTGAAAAACAATCAGTCAGACGAAAGAAGTATCAAACGAATATCGACTATCCGGCGGTTTTTCTGTCCCGATACGAATTAAAAACGCGACAAGGAATTTATATCGAAAAGGAAACCAATGAAACGATCAAGCGCATAGTCCATAATATTGGCGGCGAACGACTGACTGTTAGCGGATTTATCGAGAATGTATTAAAACATCACTTCGAGCTATATAAAGACGAGATCAACAACCTGTATGAATCGAAATTCAGTAAACCCATTAAATAA
- a CDS encoding ParA family protein, producing the protein MNNSENQKQARPVYLSFCTQKGGAGKSVFTTLVASYLHYLKNYNVAVIDCDYPQWSIQKMRKREAEQLQTNAFYQRKAEALFTKLGKPTYPIVPTEPEQALTRAKAFLENESEEYDVVLFDLPGTVNNENVVQIFFQMDYLFVPITTSRINMESTLPFIISINEMITMNPQVRLKGIYPFWNRVTNRERRELFNYYEEAILGLGISIMESRIPQSVRYDREQSIEGNDYLFLSTIFPPDKPLLKDSNLDLLVEEVIKATNL; encoded by the coding sequence ATGAACAATTCAGAGAATCAAAAACAAGCAAGACCTGTGTATCTTTCTTTTTGCACCCAAAAAGGCGGAGCGGGCAAATCCGTATTTACAACTTTAGTCGCCAGCTACCTGCATTATTTGAAAAACTATAATGTGGCTGTAATAGATTGTGATTATCCGCAATGGAGTATCCAGAAGATGCGGAAACGGGAAGCGGAGCAACTACAAACCAATGCTTTTTATCAGAGGAAAGCGGAAGCCCTGTTCACGAAATTGGGTAAACCGACTTATCCCATCGTTCCGACCGAACCGGAGCAAGCTCTGACAAGAGCAAAAGCATTTTTGGAGAACGAATCCGAGGAATATGATGTAGTCCTGTTCGACTTGCCGGGAACGGTGAACAACGAAAATGTCGTTCAGATATTTTTTCAGATGGATTACCTGTTTGTTCCGATAACTACTTCGCGTATCAATATGGAAAGCACCTTGCCGTTTATTATTTCTATTAACGAGATGATAACCATGAATCCGCAGGTTAGGTTAAAAGGTATCTATCCTTTTTGGAACAGAGTAACCAACCGTGAAAGACGGGAACTGTTCAATTATTACGAAGAAGCCATCTTAGGATTGGGCATTTCCATTATGGAAAGCCGTATTCCGCAAAGTGTCCGTTACGACAGGGAACAATCCATAGAGGGCAACGACTATCTGTTCTTATCTACAATCTTTCCTCCTGATAAGCCACTTCTGAAAGACAGTAATTTGGATTTGTTGGTAGAGGAAGTTATCAAAGCGACCAATCTGTAA
- a CDS encoding helix-turn-helix domain-containing protein, producing the protein MNRLKAVLAEQRRTGKWLAETLGRDQSTVSRWCSNKSQPPMDTMHKIANLLDIDVKELIISTK; encoded by the coding sequence ATGAACAGACTTAAAGCGGTATTAGCCGAGCAGCGTCGTACAGGTAAATGGCTTGCAGAAACCCTAGGAAGAGATCAATCCACGGTATCTAGATGGTGTTCAAATAAAAGCCAGCCTCCTATGGATACAATGCATAAAATAGCGAATTTGTTAGATATTGATGTTAAAGAGCTTATAATTTCAACAAAATAA
- a CDS encoding site-specific DNA-methyltransferase: MEQYIQYIHFDNVPVNPDWCFKNVRSTEQWTHGYHRYPAKFLPNLVKKLIEEYTQEDDLVADMFAGCGTTLVEAKIHGRKSVGVDINPVAELITRAKINPINPEKLTKRYNKIIKRLDQFSQTDYMNLSVHEKIDYWFFPEHKAKIAFLYNEITSIKNTKEKEFFLVSLSHILKNCSKWLQSSTKPQIDPKKKPSDPFDAFQLHSRQMMNKNSDFYSQLVTNDFLNVRCDIKLEDARKTSIKSNSVAAIVTSPPYVTSYEYADIHQLTGYWYEYIENLADFRRNFIGTFYSLNQNLECESRLAQDIVSQLLKKDPRTAKEVANYFKDMSDVGKEMHRILRKGGHACLVIGNTTFKNIKIKSAEVIADLLILLGFEIVEVIKRSIPNKLIPTIRDEVTGKFSKLENANSKLVYPEEYILIVKKI, encoded by the coding sequence ATGGAACAATACATACAATATATACATTTCGATAATGTACCTGTTAATCCTGACTGGTGCTTTAAGAATGTGCGTTCTACAGAACAATGGACACATGGATACCATAGATATCCTGCTAAATTCTTACCCAATTTAGTGAAAAAGTTAATAGAAGAATATACTCAAGAAGATGATTTAGTGGCAGATATGTTTGCGGGATGTGGAACAACTCTTGTTGAAGCGAAAATACATGGCCGAAAATCTGTTGGAGTTGATATTAATCCTGTAGCAGAGTTAATAACACGAGCTAAAATAAATCCAATAAATCCAGAGAAGCTAACTAAAAGATATAATAAAATAATTAAAAGATTAGATCAGTTTTCTCAAACAGATTATATGAATCTATCTGTTCATGAAAAAATTGATTACTGGTTTTTTCCTGAGCATAAAGCGAAAATAGCGTTTTTATATAATGAAATTACATCAATTAAGAATACAAAAGAAAAAGAGTTTTTCCTCGTTTCGCTTTCTCACATTCTCAAAAATTGCTCAAAATGGTTACAATCAAGCACTAAACCTCAAATTGATCCTAAAAAGAAACCTTCTGACCCTTTTGACGCATTTCAGTTACATTCAAGACAGATGATGAACAAAAATTCAGATTTTTATTCACAGCTAGTAACTAATGATTTTTTAAATGTTAGATGTGATATAAAGTTAGAAGATGCTAGAAAAACATCAATAAAATCTAATTCAGTTGCAGCTATTGTCACATCACCACCATATGTAACCTCTTATGAATATGCAGATATTCATCAACTGACAGGATATTGGTATGAATACATAGAAAATTTAGCAGACTTTAGAAGAAATTTTATTGGTACATTTTATTCATTAAATCAAAATTTAGAATGTGAGTCAAGACTAGCTCAGGATATTGTCAGCCAGCTATTAAAGAAAGACCCTCGAACAGCAAAAGAGGTAGCGAATTATTTTAAAGACATGTCTGATGTAGGAAAAGAAATGCATAGAATACTTAGAAAAGGTGGTCATGCTTGTCTTGTAATAGGAAATACAACATTTAAAAACATAAAAATAAAATCAGCCGAGGTTATTGCGGATTTACTTATCTTATTAGGATTTGAAATTGTTGAAGTAATAAAAAGAAGTATTCCTAATAAGTTAATACCGACAATAAGAGATGAAGTTACAGGCAAATTTTCTAAACTAGAAAATGCAAATAGTAAACTTGTTTATCCTGAAGAATACATATTAATAGTAAAGAAAATATGA
- a CDS encoding ATP-binding protein, whose amino-acid sequence MAIIKKDSQPFQPYARLMNILGDQLITDKKVAVIEILKNSYDADADDVKVRFFNLENYGKKYLEDDELPYIEIEDDGDGMTLETIQNVWLRPATPNKLDKKKRKENHTKKGRIIQGEKGVGRFAIHKLGERIDLYTKTLEGEEVRLEMDFTEYNPEDIDLFNQPSSQYKLLNEVHNTWYVNDPPVEIKKEKGTLIRIHNLREKWTSKDFEDLYKSILRLIPPIDENAIKLGVNFIQDFSIELFLNDKLYISSEVTTFKDVVERAQFSMIGEVSGDGVLKFEYNSTSPKRNFHRSINLLDKDNLSQFQYPTKTIEDWFIKFGRVPSCGSFKFTFYAFNLKKRDKTIITAEIDQFIKQNFVYLLRDGVRVYPYGEKGYDWLELDKLRATIKAGDYISYNDLIGFVYISQENNPRLKDSTNRQGIMDVDGAFEDFKRLLTETTQILNTEKKIDENKLEINKNQTYKDSNNLVLNSFNLFKSSLQNVDNKDVLEKANKFLKAVNNHTTIMKERMETVEDLAGLGMAVERSSHDSLTLLAKMRVNVKDFKIKVKKKDYKDKDILALLDELDESLNFVYDEMQVIQPLFKNQRKAIKNISIYETANKVVKYFRRDIDGKINVSIQNDGDITVKTNAGLILQILINLLDNAIYWVNKNETSPKEITIKINSKNDTLVIADNGPGIREDTIPLIYNEFFSLKSDGRGLGLYIVKEILLRINGEISVIQDEDRKLLHGANFIIKFNQEQ is encoded by the coding sequence ATGGCAATTATAAAAAAAGATAGTCAACCATTTCAGCCATATGCACGATTGATGAATATTCTTGGAGATCAGCTTATTACAGACAAAAAGGTCGCTGTAATAGAAATCCTAAAGAATAGTTATGATGCGGATGCAGATGATGTTAAAGTCCGTTTCTTTAATTTAGAAAATTATGGAAAAAAATACTTAGAAGATGATGAGTTACCATATATCGAAATAGAAGATGATGGAGATGGTATGACTCTCGAAACAATCCAAAACGTATGGCTTAGGCCTGCCACTCCTAATAAATTAGATAAGAAAAAAAGAAAAGAAAATCATACTAAGAAAGGGCGAATTATTCAAGGAGAGAAAGGTGTTGGGCGTTTCGCAATACACAAATTGGGAGAGAGAATAGATTTATACACTAAAACGTTAGAAGGAGAAGAGGTTAGGCTAGAGATGGATTTTACCGAATATAATCCAGAAGATATAGACTTATTCAATCAACCTTCTTCCCAATATAAATTGCTAAATGAAGTTCATAATACTTGGTATGTGAATGATCCTCCTGTAGAAATAAAGAAAGAAAAAGGTACTCTTATAAGAATTCATAATCTGAGGGAGAAATGGACTTCAAAAGATTTTGAAGATTTATATAAGTCTATTTTACGTCTTATCCCTCCGATTGATGAAAATGCTATAAAGTTAGGAGTTAATTTTATACAAGACTTTTCAATAGAATTATTCTTAAATGATAAGCTATATATTTCTAGCGAGGTTACAACTTTTAAAGATGTCGTAGAAAGAGCTCAGTTCTCAATGATCGGTGAAGTTTCTGGTGATGGTGTGTTAAAATTTGAATATAATTCGACATCTCCCAAAAGAAATTTCCATAGAAGCATTAATCTTTTGGATAAAGATAATTTGTCACAGTTTCAATACCCAACAAAAACAATTGAAGACTGGTTTATTAAATTTGGAAGAGTGCCTAGCTGTGGTAGTTTTAAATTTACGTTTTATGCTTTTAATTTAAAGAAAAGAGATAAAACTATTATTACAGCTGAAATTGACCAATTCATTAAACAAAATTTTGTTTACTTACTAAGAGATGGGGTACGTGTATATCCATATGGAGAAAAGGGTTATGACTGGCTAGAACTAGATAAATTAAGGGCTACTATTAAAGCAGGTGATTATATTAGTTATAATGATTTAATTGGTTTTGTCTATATAAGTCAAGAAAATAATCCTAGGTTAAAAGACTCAACCAATAGACAAGGGATTATGGATGTTGATGGTGCTTTTGAAGATTTTAAGAGATTGTTAACAGAAACCACTCAAATACTAAATACGGAAAAGAAAATTGATGAAAACAAACTAGAGATAAATAAAAACCAAACTTATAAAGACTCCAATAATTTAGTATTAAATTCTTTTAACCTCTTTAAGTCAAGTCTTCAAAATGTAGATAATAAAGATGTATTAGAAAAAGCAAATAAGTTTCTTAAAGCTGTTAATAATCATACAACTATCATGAAAGAACGTATGGAAACAGTTGAGGATTTAGCCGGTCTTGGAATGGCTGTAGAGAGATCTTCACACGATTCTCTAACATTGCTGGCTAAAATGAGAGTAAATGTTAAAGACTTTAAAATAAAGGTGAAAAAAAAAGATTATAAGGACAAAGATATTTTGGCATTACTTGATGAACTTGATGAAAGCTTAAATTTTGTTTATGATGAAATGCAAGTTATTCAACCTTTATTTAAAAATCAACGTAAAGCCATAAAAAATATTAGCATTTATGAAACAGCTAATAAGGTAGTAAAGTATTTCAGAAGAGATATTGACGGAAAAATTAATGTTTCAATACAAAATGATGGTGATATTACAGTAAAAACCAACGCAGGGCTTATTCTTCAAATATTAATCAATTTGCTTGATAATGCAATTTATTGGGTTAATAAAAATGAAACATCACCAAAAGAAATAACGATCAAAATAAATTCTAAAAATGACACTCTTGTCATTGCTGATAATGGGCCTGGTATACGTGAAGATACCATACCTCTTATATATAATGAATTTTTTTCACTAAAATCAGATGGACGTGGATTGGGACTTTATATCGTTAAAGAAATTCTTCTTAGAATTAATGGGGAAATTTCAGTTATTCAAGATGAAGATCGTAAGCTTCTTCATGGAGCAAACTTTATCATTAAATTTAATCAAGAGCAATAA
- a CDS encoding nucleotidyl transferase AbiEii/AbiGii toxin family protein produces the protein MYNYSKTDLERIASGTDFIRDNLEKVFRLCDILKHLNENPLFAEHLALKGGTAINLTVFNLPRLSVDIDLDFTKECSRDEMTIIRDSINQDFLSYMFTQGYALSPNTKSPHSLDSWVFYFQNAGGNKDNLKVEINYSLRNHVLPIIEKKVNIDFLQFDSEVKTLSTLELFGSKIKALIERTAPRDLYDIHNMLKYNIIHPDEMDKLRKIILFYLAVGGNDKPLNSYSFESINNLKFAQIRSSLLPVLKKSERFDFESAKVEVKAFLLKLMIFTEEEKSFIENFNNNVYRPELLFEDTEIVERIKNHPMAIWKIRNNK, from the coding sequence ATGTATAATTATAGCAAAACTGACTTAGAGAGAATAGCTTCCGGTACAGATTTCATTCGGGATAATCTGGAAAAAGTGTTCCGGCTTTGTGATATTTTGAAGCACTTAAATGAAAATCCTTTATTTGCAGAACATTTGGCATTGAAAGGAGGAACCGCAATTAACCTGACCGTTTTTAATCTTCCTCGACTATCGGTTGATATCGACTTGGATTTTACGAAAGAATGTTCCCGAGATGAAATGACGATAATTCGGGATAGCATCAATCAGGATTTTCTGAGCTATATGTTTACACAAGGATATGCGTTAAGCCCTAACACAAAAAGTCCACATTCACTTGATTCATGGGTATTTTATTTCCAGAATGCAGGAGGGAATAAAGATAACCTGAAAGTAGAAATAAACTATTCTTTGCGAAATCATGTCTTGCCAATAATAGAAAAGAAAGTGAATATAGATTTTCTGCAATTTGATTCCGAAGTAAAAACCCTTTCCACCCTTGAACTGTTTGGAAGCAAAATTAAGGCTCTTATTGAGCGAACGGCTCCCCGGGACTTGTATGATATTCACAACATGTTGAAATATAACATCATTCATCCTGATGAGATGGATAAACTCCGTAAAATTATATTATTCTATCTTGCTGTAGGAGGAAATGATAAACCTTTAAACAGCTATAGTTTTGAAAGTATTAATAACCTAAAATTTGCACAAATCAGAAGTTCTTTGCTTCCTGTCCTTAAGAAAAGTGAACGATTTGACTTTGAATCAGCAAAAGTAGAAGTGAAAGCATTTCTTCTAAAATTGATGATATTTACCGAAGAAGAAAAGTCGTTTATCGAAAACTTCAACAATAATGTCTATCGACCGGAATTATTGTTTGAAGATACTGAAATTGTAGAGCGAATCAAAAATCATCCAATGGCAATTTGGAAGATAAGAAATAACAAATAA
- a CDS encoding transposase, protein MSDKYKIKDTDKAYFITLTVVVGWIDVFTRKNHKLLLVDTLKYCQLNKGLVIFGWCLMSKHLHAIVKTEEINTLSGILRDFKKYTSKALVRQIMEEPESRRAWMLELFYKAGKDLKRIKEYKLWQDGNHAEEINTPEFLQVKLDYIHRNPVEEMIVSYPEDYLFSSARNYAEMDYLLDVCLVTGKW, encoded by the coding sequence ATGTCAGACAAATATAAAATAAAGGATACAGACAAAGCATATTTCATCACACTGACAGTAGTAGTAGGATGGATAGATGTGTTTACCCGGAAAAACCACAAACTATTACTTGTGGATACACTGAAATATTGCCAACTGAATAAAGGACTGGTGATATTTGGCTGGTGCCTGATGTCCAAACATCTGCACGCTATTGTAAAGACAGAAGAAATCAATACTTTATCCGGAATACTGCGTGATTTTAAAAAATATACATCCAAAGCACTGGTCAGACAGATTATGGAAGAACCTGAAAGCCGGCGTGCATGGATGCTGGAATTGTTTTATAAAGCAGGTAAGGATTTAAAACGGATTAAGGAATATAAACTCTGGCAGGATGGCAATCATGCGGAAGAAATAAACACACCGGAATTTTTACAGGTAAAACTGGATTACATCCATCGCAATCCCGTAGAAGAAATGATCGTCTCTTATCCTGAGGATTATTTATTCAGTTCGGCAAGAAACTATGCTGAAATGGATTATTTATTGGATGTTTGTCTGGTAACTGGAAAATGGTAA
- the gmk gene encoding guanylate kinase, which yields MGKLIIFSAPSGAGKTTLVKHVLEHRLPLAFSISACTRSMRPGEVNGRDYYFMTVPEFQKHIENDDFVEWEEVYEGSYYGTLNSEVNRIWSEGKHVLFDVDVKGGLALKKKFGEKALAIFVEPPSVEELERRLVARSTDSEEKIRQRVAKAEYELTFAPQFDCIIINDDLKKAQEEAVAAIQKFIEVSPSSRASKGC from the coding sequence ATGGGAAAATTAATCATTTTTTCAGCTCCATCAGGAGCCGGCAAAACGACACTGGTCAAACATGTTCTGGAGCATCGATTGCCGTTGGCATTTTCTATTTCTGCCTGTACCAGATCCATGCGGCCTGGTGAAGTCAACGGACGTGATTATTATTTCATGACTGTACCGGAATTCCAGAAACATATTGAGAACGACGATTTTGTAGAATGGGAAGAGGTATATGAAGGCAGTTATTATGGGACGCTGAACAGCGAAGTCAATCGTATTTGGTCTGAAGGAAAACATGTATTGTTCGATGTGGATGTGAAAGGTGGGCTGGCTTTAAAAAAGAAATTCGGGGAAAAAGCGCTGGCAATATTTGTTGAGCCTCCATCGGTTGAAGAATTGGAACGGAGGCTGGTAGCACGTTCTACAGACAGTGAGGAAAAAATACGGCAACGGGTAGCGAAAGCCGAATATGAGCTGACCTTCGCACCTCAGTTTGATTGCATCATTATCAATGATGATCTGAAAAAAGCCCAGGAAGAAGCAGTGGCAGCCATACAAAAATTCATAGAAGTATCACCCAGCTCGCGCGCCAGCAAAGGTTGTTGA
- a CDS encoding YicC family protein yields MKSMTGFGKAECSNDKRKVIVEIKTLNSKQADLIVKIPNVYKEKELEVRNELANSLLRGKIELYVSIEENIGEEMAQFNETIINQYYRQLAKISEKNGISLPPDILNSIIRLPDVLKTDRQEPDEKEWTALLNCIRKGLEQVNEFRQQEGKALADDIQARIKSIETSIVEVEKFEIQRIEAIKTRLRQNLVEYVGENTIDQNRFEQELIYYLEKIDINEEKVRLRNHCSYFMATMQEDGSIGKKLGFIAQEIGREINTIGSKANHADMQQVVIQMKDELEKVKEQISNIL; encoded by the coding sequence ATGAAGTCAATGACCGGTTTCGGTAAAGCCGAATGCTCCAATGATAAAAGAAAAGTAATCGTTGAGATTAAAACATTAAACAGCAAACAGGCTGACCTGATAGTAAAGATTCCCAACGTATATAAAGAAAAGGAACTGGAGGTTCGGAATGAATTAGCCAACAGCCTCCTGCGTGGAAAAATCGAATTGTATGTTTCAATTGAAGAGAACATTGGGGAAGAAATGGCCCAGTTCAATGAAACCATTATCAATCAATATTACCGGCAGCTAGCCAAAATATCCGAAAAAAACGGCATATCGTTACCTCCTGATATTCTGAACTCTATCATCCGTCTACCTGATGTATTAAAGACCGACAGACAAGAGCCGGATGAAAAGGAATGGACTGCATTACTCAATTGTATCCGGAAAGGGCTGGAACAGGTGAATGAGTTCCGGCAACAGGAAGGCAAAGCATTGGCTGATGATATCCAGGCCCGCATTAAAAGCATTGAAACAAGTATTGTTGAAGTGGAAAAATTTGAAATTCAGCGTATTGAAGCCATAAAAACACGTTTGCGCCAAAATCTGGTTGAATATGTAGGTGAAAATACGATAGACCAGAACCGGTTCGAACAGGAACTGATCTATTATCTGGAAAAAATAGATATCAATGAAGAAAAAGTACGCCTGAGGAACCATTGCAGTTATTTTATGGCAACCATGCAAGAAGATGGTAGTATAGGGAAAAAACTGGGATTCATCGCCCAGGAGATCGGACGCGAGATCAACACCATAGGCTCTAAAGCCAATCATGCAGACATGCAGCAGGTAGTGATCCAGATGAAGGATGAGCTCGAAAAAGTGAAGGAACAAATATCCAACATATTGTAA
- a CDS encoding carboxypeptidase-like regulatory domain-containing protein, with product MKKYLICTILVFVGIGLQQLRAQEILIQWTGVVRDDLLQPIPFTHIIVKKDFRGTVSDPEGRFTIITYPNDTLLISSMGYKPMRIPVPDISLEDSKHYIKDIIMEPDTIMLGEVTIFPWKTYKEFKDAFMALELPEDDLQRAYHNIAIMQDQIYHAISSRSASPAANFRDVMATRHNRMMTYGHMYPTYSITNPLAWARFFKAIRDGEFKKKDNNRNENRPSVIEEYNNPD from the coding sequence TTGAAAAAGTATTTGATTTGTACCATTCTGGTATTTGTTGGGATCGGGTTACAACAATTACGTGCTCAGGAAATTTTGATTCAATGGACTGGGGTGGTTCGTGATGATTTATTGCAACCCATTCCTTTTACCCATATTATTGTGAAAAAAGATTTCAGGGGAACAGTCAGTGATCCGGAGGGAAGATTTACGATCATTACTTATCCCAATGATACCCTTTTGATTTCAAGTATGGGCTATAAGCCTATGAGAATACCGGTTCCGGATATTTCACTGGAAGATTCCAAGCATTATATTAAGGACATTATTATGGAACCGGATACCATTATGCTTGGGGAGGTAACGATATTTCCGTGGAAAACATACAAAGAATTCAAAGATGCATTTATGGCGTTGGAATTACCGGAAGATGACCTACAGCGGGCGTATCATAATATTGCCATAATGCAGGACCAGATCTACCATGCAATTAGTTCGCGTTCGGCGTCTCCTGCGGCAAATTTTCGTGATGTGATGGCAACAAGGCATAACCGTATGATGACATATGGACATATGTATCCTACCTATTCGATTACCAATCCTCTTGCGTGGGCACGATTTTTCAAAGCAATACGTGATGGAGAATTCAAGAAGAAGGACAACAACAGAAACGAAAACAGGCCTTCTGTTATTGAAGAATATAATAACCCAGATTGA